The Clostridiaceae bacterium HFYG-1003 genome includes a window with the following:
- a CDS encoding ATP-binding cassette domain-containing protein, giving the protein MGSDKVRQDNTLQLEKVERNMPKKMQIVFQDPYSSLNPRLSAAEIIAEPLYVNRVYKTSAETQARVREVMEVVGLEERLINAFPHELDGGRRQRIGIARALALQPEFIVLDEPVSALDVCIQAQILNLMNSLQKQFGLTYLFISHNLSVVKHVSDRIAVMYLGKIVEMADYQSIFKNPLHPYTQALLSAIPVAKLDSVKNRIILEGDVPSPINPPDGCRFYGRCRYRMDVCKNQNPELIKTDSGSYVACHLHTAKAEA; this is encoded by the coding sequence ATCGGCAGTGACAAAGTAAGGCAAGACAACACGTTGCAGCTCGAAAAGGTGGAACGGAACATGCCCAAGAAGATGCAGATTGTGTTCCAGGATCCGTATTCCTCGCTGAATCCGCGGCTGAGCGCGGCGGAGATCATTGCCGAGCCGCTTTATGTCAACCGCGTGTACAAAACCAGCGCGGAGACTCAGGCCCGGGTGCGTGAGGTCATGGAGGTCGTCGGTCTGGAGGAGCGGTTAATCAACGCGTTCCCGCACGAACTGGACGGTGGTCGGCGGCAGCGCATCGGCATTGCCCGGGCGCTGGCGCTGCAGCCGGAGTTCATTGTGCTGGACGAGCCGGTTTCGGCGCTGGATGTGTGCATTCAGGCGCAGATCCTGAACCTGATGAACAGCCTGCAGAAGCAGTTCGGTCTGACTTATCTGTTTATCTCGCACAACCTGAGCGTGGTCAAGCACGTCAGTGACCGGATTGCGGTCATGTATCTGGGCAAGATCGTGGAGATGGCGGACTATCAGTCGATCTTCAAGAACCCGCTGCATCCCTACACCCAGGCGCTGCTGTCGGCGATTCCGGTGGCGAAGCTGGATTCGGTCAAGAACCGGATCATCCTGGAGGGCGATGTGCCCAGTCCGATCAATCCGCCCGACGGCTGCCGCTTCTACGGCCGCTGCCGCTACCGGATGGATGTCTGCAAAAACCAGAACCCGGAATTAATCAAGACGGACAGCGGCAGCTACGTCGCCTGTCATTTACATACAGCAAAGGCGGAGGCATAA
- a CDS encoding molybdopterin-dependent oxidoreductase, whose translation MNKEQNLQYVGQRLIREDSYDRATGDTRYVGDMKRAGMLYARLFLSDHAHADYTLDLTEARAVPGIVAIYTHADVPNKPYNAMEWFSGIKGHHDEYLLNPRALYDGDRLALVVGESKAAVEEALSLIRVTYSDRPLVLGVENAMKDEVILKNDSNLCYETTKGYGSFEEQARDALVIQTRGRTPKIHHGAIEPHVCLTEFDEQGSLLVWTPCQVAFQVRMHVAEVNDLPYARVRVIKAPMGGSFGGKSQPLLEPICAFATLQTKRPVLLYMDRADVVKGTWQGNAMEIDVKLAVSPEGFILGRHFEVDIDGGAYNTNSAAVANAFAKKIFRLYRMPSQTFHGRAYYTNTTPSGACRAYGSPQAHAVAEVNIDQAANALNLDPVDFRLKNLVHPGDLDPSGGTPLGNVQIIRCVEDGRRAFDWDQRRRTVKQRNDDRFRWGVGMACASHVNGYTGAFPDFTNVQCDLEADGNITIKISIHEQGCGTVTTMKQIAAETLSVPPEQIHLGEADTARSPYDAAGTQASRVTYSVGASLKYACDLMKQRIVEAAAAVWGGTSADYILCQGELTVSQTGEMKTLRELAVLYERDHHNTVSILAHHESKTNPASTAAFFCEVCVDTYTGLFEITDALAVHDIGRSINPTLVEGQIQGGAHFSIGGVVAEGVVHDAKGRVQNLNFSKYRLMNAMDMPEVKVLTVEAGGDDGPYGAKSVGEISAIAPAPAIMNALNFALDTKMAHFPALPETIIQVLNTQRDEASQGGTHGSHPVTRK comes from the coding sequence ATGAATAAAGAACAAAACCTGCAGTACGTCGGCCAGCGCCTGATCCGGGAAGACTCCTACGACCGGGCCACCGGCGACACCCGCTACGTCGGGGACATGAAACGAGCCGGCATGCTCTATGCCCGCCTCTTCCTGTCCGACCACGCCCACGCCGACTACACCCTGGATCTGACCGAAGCCCGGGCCGTGCCCGGCATCGTCGCCATCTACACCCATGCCGATGTCCCGAACAAGCCCTACAACGCCATGGAATGGTTCTCCGGCATCAAGGGACACCATGACGAGTACCTGCTCAATCCCCGGGCGCTCTATGACGGCGACCGCCTCGCCCTGGTCGTGGGTGAATCCAAGGCGGCCGTGGAAGAAGCCCTCAGCCTGATCCGAGTCACCTATTCCGATCGGCCTCTGGTCCTGGGCGTGGAGAATGCGATGAAGGATGAAGTCATCCTGAAAAACGACTCCAACCTCTGCTACGAGACCACCAAGGGCTACGGCAGCTTCGAAGAGCAGGCCCGGGATGCTCTGGTCATCCAGACCCGGGGCCGCACCCCCAAGATCCATCACGGAGCCATCGAGCCCCATGTCTGCCTCACCGAATTCGACGAGCAGGGCAGCCTCCTGGTCTGGACCCCCTGCCAGGTCGCCTTCCAGGTGCGGATGCACGTGGCCGAAGTCAATGACCTGCCCTATGCCCGGGTCCGGGTGATCAAAGCCCCCATGGGCGGATCCTTTGGCGGCAAGAGCCAGCCCCTGCTCGAACCCATCTGCGCCTTTGCCACTTTACAGACAAAGCGGCCGGTGCTGCTCTACATGGACCGGGCGGACGTGGTCAAGGGCACCTGGCAGGGCAATGCCATGGAGATCGATGTCAAACTGGCGGTATCCCCTGAGGGCTTCATCCTGGGCCGTCACTTTGAAGTGGACATCGACGGCGGGGCTTACAATACCAACTCCGCCGCCGTGGCCAATGCCTTTGCCAAGAAGATCTTCCGGCTCTACCGCATGCCCAGCCAGACCTTCCACGGCCGGGCCTACTACACCAACACCACTCCCTCCGGCGCCTGCCGCGCCTACGGTTCGCCCCAGGCCCACGCTGTGGCCGAAGTCAACATCGATCAGGCGGCCAACGCCCTGAACCTGGACCCGGTGGACTTCCGGTTGAAGAACCTGGTGCACCCCGGGGACCTGGATCCCTCCGGCGGCACCCCTCTGGGCAACGTCCAGATCATCCGCTGCGTCGAAGACGGCCGCCGCGCCTTTGACTGGGACCAGCGCCGCCGCACCGTGAAGCAGCGCAATGACGACCGCTTCCGCTGGGGCGTGGGCATGGCCTGTGCCTCCCACGTCAACGGCTACACCGGCGCCTTCCCCGATTTTACCAATGTCCAGTGCGACCTGGAAGCCGACGGCAACATCACCATTAAAATATCCATTCATGAGCAGGGCTGCGGCACCGTCACCACCATGAAACAGATTGCCGCCGAGACCCTGTCGGTCCCGCCCGAACAGATCCACCTGGGCGAAGCCGACACCGCCCGCTCCCCCTATGACGCCGCCGGCACCCAGGCCAGCCGCGTCACCTACTCCGTGGGCGCTTCCCTGAAATACGCCTGCGACCTGATGAAGCAGCGCATCGTCGAAGCCGCCGCCGCGGTCTGGGGCGGCACATCCGCCGACTACATCCTGTGCCAGGGCGAACTCACCGTCAGTCAGACCGGAGAAATGAAAACCCTGCGCGAACTGGCTGTGCTCTACGAGCGGGATCACCACAACACCGTCTCGATCCTGGCCCACCATGAGTCCAAAACCAACCCCGCCTCCACCGCCGCCTTCTTCTGCGAAGTCTGCGTCGATACCTATACCGGACTGTTTGAAATCACCGACGCTCTGGCCGTGCACGACATCGGCCGCTCCATCAACCCCACGCTGGTGGAAGGCCAGATCCAGGGCGGTGCCCACTTCAGCATCGGCGGTGTGGTCGCCGAGGGCGTCGTCCATGACGCCAAAGGCCGGGTTCAGAACCTGAACTTCTCCAAGTACCGCCTGATGAACGCCATGGACATGCCCGAAGTCAAAGTCCTCACCGTCGAAGCCGGCGGCGACGACGGCCCCTACGGCGCCAAGAGCGTCGGCGAGATCTCCGCCATCGCCCCGGCCCCCGCCATCATGAACGCGCTCAACTTCGCGCTCGATACCAAGATGGCCCACTTCCCCGCCCTGCCCGAAACCATCATCCAAGTCCTGAACACACAGCGCGATGAAGCATCGCAAGGAGGAACCCATGGATCCCATCCAGTTACAAGGAAATGA
- a CDS encoding (2Fe-2S)-binding protein, which yields MKIQATVNGKPITELADPGMRLIDYLRDVLGLTGTKEGCSEGECGACTILVDGVAVTSCTMLAGQIDGHDITTIEGLAQGGELDRIQDAFIRHGAIQCGFCTPGMILSVKSLLLRQPNPSGEEVKRAIEGNLCRCTGYTKIINAVDDLTQGGR from the coding sequence ATGAAAATCCAAGCCACCGTTAATGGAAAACCAATTACTGAACTCGCCGATCCCGGCATGCGCCTCATCGACTATCTGCGCGATGTCCTGGGCCTCACCGGCACCAAGGAAGGCTGCTCGGAAGGAGAGTGCGGCGCCTGCACCATTCTGGTGGATGGCGTGGCCGTCACCTCCTGCACTATGCTGGCCGGCCAGATTGACGGCCATGACATCACCACCATCGAGGGCCTGGCTCAGGGCGGTGAACTCGACCGCATCCAGGACGCCTTCATCCGTCACGGCGCGATCCAGTGCGGCTTCTGCACCCCCGGCATGATCCTGAGTGTCAAAAGTCTGCTGCTGCGCCAGCCCAATCCCTCCGGCGAAGAAGTCAAACGGGCCATCGAAGGCAACCTGTGCCGCTGCACCGGCTATACCAAAATCATCAACGCCGTCGATGATCTGACCCAGGGAGGCCGCTAG
- a CDS encoding metal-sensing transcriptional repressor, translating into MSEQVHSHQDTKRIVNRMSRAIGHMESIKRMIEEGRDCSEVLIQLSAVRSAINNVGKLVLADHIKHCVVDAVQSGDDQVLEDLSRAVDKFL; encoded by the coding sequence ATGAGCGAACAGGTTCATTCTCACCAGGATACCAAGCGGATCGTAAACCGGATGTCCCGGGCCATCGGACACATGGAATCCATCAAGCGGATGATCGAAGAAGGACGGGACTGCAGTGAAGTGCTGATTCAGCTGTCGGCGGTCCGCTCGGCAATCAACAATGTCGGCAAGCTGGTACTGGCAGACCATATCAAGCATTGCGTCGTGGATGCCGTACAGTCAGGTGATGATCAGGTGCTGGAGGATCTGAGCCGGGCCGTCGATAAGTTTCTTTAA
- a CDS encoding MATE family efflux transporter: protein MRNNKVREILELAVPATVESILQTLVGFIDTLMISRLGLLAVTAVGISGNIFAIYLAVFIALGVGTSSLISRYLGAGKPEEARRIAVQSTGLALVSGALFGGASLVFSRQLLGLLGAQADVVTQALPFFQVVGAASVLISLLTVFGTMLRATGDARTPLMVNSLVNVLNVGLDLILIFGLGPIPALGILGTAIGTVLARLVGVILMYRKIRQSKVGFSVSDVFARSNYTELVRLSVPAALERLVMRLGQVLYFGMIISMGVKTYAAHSIAGNLEAFNYMPAFGLAAAASVLVGNQTGKGDRKAAYEYGVLSFRLGACVMAALGIIMFIGSPWFATWFTRDAEAIRKIVTALRIDTFAQVPLAANLIYAGALHGQGDTKSPLNSTIIGMWGLRVVGVYILGIRLGWDIAGVWLAILIDITMRAIFLFLRFRRRSLTGEPAILLEKPNE from the coding sequence ATGCGGAATAACAAGGTGAGGGAAATACTGGAGCTGGCGGTGCCCGCTACGGTGGAGAGCATCCTGCAGACGCTGGTGGGGTTCATTGATACGCTGATGATTTCCCGGCTGGGGCTGCTGGCAGTAACGGCGGTGGGAATCTCGGGCAATATCTTTGCCATCTATCTGGCGGTGTTTATTGCTCTGGGGGTTGGTACGTCCTCTTTAATCTCCCGCTATCTGGGAGCGGGCAAGCCGGAGGAAGCCCGTCGCATTGCGGTTCAGTCCACCGGTCTGGCGCTGGTCAGCGGGGCTCTGTTTGGAGGGGCTTCATTGGTCTTTTCCCGACAGCTGCTGGGGCTCCTGGGAGCTCAGGCCGATGTAGTGACTCAGGCGCTGCCGTTCTTTCAGGTGGTGGGAGCTGCTTCGGTGTTGATCTCGCTCTTGACGGTATTTGGCACCATGCTGCGGGCAACGGGCGATGCCAGAACACCGCTGATGGTCAACAGTCTGGTCAATGTGCTGAATGTCGGGCTGGATCTGATCTTGATTTTTGGGCTGGGGCCGATTCCGGCCCTGGGGATTCTGGGAACGGCCATTGGTACGGTTCTGGCTCGTCTGGTCGGAGTGATCCTGATGTACCGAAAAATCCGGCAGTCGAAGGTGGGATTTTCAGTATCTGATGTATTTGCCCGATCCAATTACACGGAGCTGGTCCGGCTGTCGGTGCCGGCAGCTCTGGAGCGCCTGGTGATGCGGCTGGGGCAGGTACTGTATTTCGGAATGATTATCTCGATGGGCGTCAAGACCTATGCCGCTCACTCCATTGCCGGCAATCTGGAGGCGTTCAACTATATGCCGGCTTTTGGCCTGGCTGCCGCTGCTTCCGTCCTGGTGGGAAATCAGACGGGCAAGGGCGACCGGAAAGCGGCCTATGAATATGGCGTTCTGTCCTTCCGGCTGGGAGCTTGCGTTATGGCTGCGCTGGGCATCATCATGTTCATCGGTTCCCCCTGGTTTGCCACCTGGTTTACCAGGGATGCCGAGGCCATTCGCAAGATCGTCACAGCTCTGCGGATTGATACCTTTGCCCAGGTGCCTCTGGCTGCCAATCTGATTTATGCCGGTGCCCTGCATGGGCAGGGGGACACCAAATCCCCGCTCAACAGCACCATCATCGGCATGTGGGGTCTGCGAGTCGTGGGCGTCTACATCCTGGGCATCCGCCTGGGCTGGGATATTGCCGGCGTCTGGCTGGCCATCCTGATCGATATCACCATGCGGGCCATTTTCCTGTTCCTGCGCTTTCGCCGGCGCAGTCTCACCGGTGAACCGGCGATTCTGCTTGAAAAACCAAACGAATAA
- a CDS encoding AAA family ATPase gives MDLLEINYFRLSPIKLNQEPLNLPYSKAEWILYLLGMEETMTRTQLCEILWGDMDEESARRNLRNAIYVIKKATGQPLVQSMGKHLLGLEPNLHVLTDLNALRRTGEGLPAFPDFYHEDFLQSRLPKEESGLRDWILQHQETCRDHYINGLMERIRSLTEDDSKGMVCRRILELDPFHEGALLELFRLTLKKGKTNQAIELYNAYKLRLGLEYGIAPSDEFQDIFHSLTDQCCDPAQMGFRFDYVDRNQELATLRQSLTDFCQGQKVPSLYLCGEPGSGKTRLLSELALPEPGNASPCVALKLECYPHESGYPLFHLSALRDSLLDGPYRQKVLSALTRAGGFASEFWHYATLQGQDPLTLGARLVQALRAMDPPLRLVLLVDNFADLDESTQKVVDYLLSAQSDRFFCVLTGRSPDILDSPLLVHLQERGNLQKILLPRFSRTESEALITRYATPEADPEALIRLSQGSPFFLREAIYRTNQKLSLSELSDCARNLTTSLYRAAAPAERRLLEVCALSRRPLTLEDLSQVLQLDLAQCTRLAESLYGKQQIEWSADPQGSLTVRIWHPAYVMDLRGRLSESQTRALHGALFSHWSARFLAEPDNRDLLDEMIYHATACQNRKQLLFCKTTRMELDFDIYHEVFPVLRAGRVHDLVWPTATVDDFSQRFDEVVALYKSMPQLRQPDMIHLYLRLLYIHGRFYKDRDIYDSGLGSIRKMIQIAQLHQFHAMAFKGYIQLIHHCINQADYTGMSEIINLVRDSLWEELTPFDQMMLNKFHGFSLLLSGHQSQGEVLLSEVLDFYTRQDILEEYALCQASVHFFLGEGARVNGDLPTALDHYEDAMSLCNEESDLATMAILLSRIGTLQYQLGETDAALFYLRRSVACYDSVIFSWGRQEAQDLLSRLTNSAPAPR, from the coding sequence ATGGATCTTTTGGAAATCAACTATTTTCGACTCTCCCCCATCAAACTGAATCAGGAACCGCTGAATCTGCCCTACAGCAAGGCGGAATGGATTCTCTATCTGCTCGGAATGGAGGAGACCATGACGCGCACTCAGCTGTGCGAAATTCTCTGGGGCGATATGGATGAAGAATCGGCGCGCCGGAATCTGCGCAATGCCATCTACGTCATCAAAAAAGCCACCGGCCAGCCCCTGGTGCAGTCCATGGGCAAGCACCTCCTCGGCCTGGAGCCTAACCTCCATGTCCTGACGGATCTTAACGCCCTGCGCCGGACCGGCGAAGGCCTGCCGGCCTTCCCGGACTTCTATCATGAGGACTTCCTCCAGTCGCGCCTGCCCAAGGAAGAATCCGGGCTGCGCGACTGGATCCTGCAGCATCAGGAAACCTGCCGCGACCACTATATCAACGGCCTGATGGAGCGCATCCGTTCCCTGACCGAAGACGACAGCAAAGGCATGGTCTGCCGCCGCATCCTCGAACTGGATCCCTTCCACGAAGGCGCTCTCCTGGAACTGTTCCGCCTCACCCTGAAGAAAGGCAAGACCAATCAGGCCATAGAACTCTACAACGCCTACAAGCTGCGCCTGGGCCTGGAGTACGGCATTGCCCCCTCTGATGAATTCCAGGACATCTTTCACAGCCTGACTGACCAGTGCTGCGATCCTGCGCAGATGGGCTTCCGGTTTGACTATGTCGACCGCAATCAGGAGCTGGCGACTCTGCGCCAGTCATTGACCGACTTCTGTCAGGGCCAAAAAGTTCCTTCACTGTATCTGTGCGGCGAACCGGGTTCGGGCAAAACCCGCCTGCTCTCCGAGCTGGCTCTGCCTGAACCCGGGAACGCCTCTCCCTGCGTGGCTCTGAAGCTCGAATGCTATCCCCATGAATCCGGGTACCCTCTGTTCCATCTGTCCGCTCTGCGCGACAGCCTCCTCGACGGACCGTACCGACAGAAAGTCCTCTCCGCCCTGACCCGCGCCGGCGGCTTCGCCTCGGAATTCTGGCATTATGCCACCCTTCAGGGACAGGATCCCCTGACCCTGGGTGCCAGGCTGGTCCAGGCCCTGCGGGCCATGGATCCCCCCCTGCGCCTGGTTCTCCTGGTGGACAACTTCGCCGATCTGGACGAGTCCACCCAGAAGGTGGTGGATTATCTGCTCAGTGCTCAGAGTGACCGCTTCTTCTGTGTCTTGACCGGCCGCAGCCCGGACATTCTCGACTCCCCCCTCCTGGTTCACCTCCAGGAACGGGGCAATCTCCAGAAAATTCTGCTACCCCGCTTTTCCCGGACTGAAAGCGAAGCGCTTATCACCCGCTACGCCACCCCCGAGGCGGATCCCGAAGCCCTGATCCGACTGAGCCAGGGCTCCCCCTTCTTCCTGCGCGAAGCCATTTATCGGACCAACCAGAAACTCAGCCTGTCGGAACTGTCAGACTGTGCCCGGAACCTGACCACCAGCCTCTACCGGGCCGCAGCCCCGGCCGAACGCCGGCTCCTGGAAGTCTGCGCCCTGTCTCGCCGCCCCCTGACCCTGGAGGACCTGTCTCAGGTTCTCCAGCTGGATCTGGCCCAGTGCACCCGCCTGGCCGAATCCCTGTATGGCAAACAGCAAATTGAGTGGAGCGCCGATCCCCAGGGCAGTCTGACCGTCCGAATCTGGCACCCCGCCTATGTCATGGACCTGCGCGGCCGCCTCAGTGAATCCCAGACCCGGGCTCTGCACGGGGCTCTGTTCAGCCACTGGTCCGCCCGCTTCCTGGCCGAACCGGACAACCGCGATCTCCTGGATGAAATGATCTATCACGCCACCGCCTGCCAGAACCGGAAACAGCTCCTGTTCTGCAAGACCACCCGTATGGAACTGGATTTCGATATCTACCATGAAGTCTTCCCCGTACTCCGGGCCGGCCGCGTTCACGACCTGGTCTGGCCCACCGCCACCGTCGATGACTTCAGTCAACGCTTTGATGAGGTCGTGGCCCTGTATAAGTCCATGCCCCAGCTGCGCCAGCCTGACATGATCCACCTGTACCTGCGCCTGCTCTACATTCATGGCCGCTTCTACAAGGATCGAGACATCTACGACTCCGGCCTTGGCTCCATCCGCAAAATGATCCAGATCGCTCAGCTCCATCAGTTCCACGCCATGGCTTTCAAAGGCTACATCCAGCTGATCCACCACTGCATCAACCAGGCCGACTACACCGGCATGAGCGAAATCATCAATCTGGTCCGAGACAGCCTGTGGGAAGAGCTGACCCCCTTCGACCAGATGATGCTCAATAAATTCCACGGCTTCTCCCTGCTACTGTCCGGCCACCAGTCTCAGGGCGAAGTCCTCCTGTCGGAAGTCCTGGATTTCTACACCCGGCAGGACATCCTGGAAGAGTATGCCCTGTGCCAGGCCTCCGTCCACTTCTTCCTCGGAGAAGGGGCCCGGGTCAACGGCGATCTGCCCACCGCCCTGGACCACTACGAAGACGCCATGAGTCTGTGCAACGAAGAAAGCGACCTCGCCACTATGGCTATCCTCCTCTCCCGCATCGGCACCCTGCAGTACCAGCTCGGAGAAACCGACGCAGCCCTGTTCTACCTGCGCCGCAGCGTCGCGTGCTATGACTCCGTCATCTTCTCCTGGGGCCGACAGGAAGCCCAGGACCTGCTCAGCCGCCTGACCAACTCCGCTCCCGCCCCCCGCTGA
- a CDS encoding M42 family metallopeptidase, protein MNIDKKYVLDLMQELLSIPSPAGDTGAAMERIQQEFESLGIPTRTTRKGALIGQMVGTDHENHRLIAAHIDTLGGMVSEIKSNGRCRIANIGNFPWNAYEGENLIIKTMDGTTYNGSFLPEKASIHIHSESAGETLRTPKSMEIRIDEPTESKQETLDLGIRVGDFVTFDPRTIITESGYVKSRYLDDKACVAVLFGAVKYMVDNQITPSHTLDLFISNYEELGHGVSGISDAVYEMLALDIGTVGEGHTSHEHAVTICAKDSRTPYDFGFRKRLVELAQQNNIDYRVDVHFRYGSDASISVLQGADVNFACIGMGVDGTHHYERTHWDAIENNTRLVIEYARS, encoded by the coding sequence ATGAATATTGACAAAAAGTACGTGTTGGATCTGATGCAGGAACTGCTGAGCATTCCGAGCCCGGCCGGTGACACCGGTGCCGCCATGGAGCGAATCCAGCAGGAATTCGAGTCCCTCGGCATCCCGACCAGAACCACCAGGAAGGGCGCTCTGATCGGACAGATGGTGGGAACTGATCATGAGAACCACCGCCTGATCGCGGCCCACATCGATACTCTGGGCGGTATGGTGTCGGAGATCAAGTCCAATGGCCGCTGCCGCATCGCGAACATCGGCAACTTCCCCTGGAATGCCTACGAAGGGGAAAACCTGATCATCAAAACCATGGACGGAACCACCTACAACGGTTCGTTCCTGCCGGAGAAAGCATCGATCCATATCCATTCCGAATCCGCCGGAGAAACCCTGAGAACGCCCAAGAGCATGGAGATCCGGATTGACGAGCCGACGGAAAGCAAACAGGAAACCCTGGATCTGGGCATCCGGGTCGGGGATTTTGTCACCTTTGATCCCAGAACCATCATCACCGAGAGCGGCTATGTCAAATCCAGATACCTGGATGACAAAGCCTGCGTCGCCGTCCTGTTCGGCGCCGTCAAGTACATGGTGGACAATCAGATCACTCCGTCCCATACCCTGGATCTGTTCATCAGCAATTACGAGGAGCTGGGACATGGTGTATCCGGCATCTCCGATGCTGTCTATGAAATGCTGGCCCTGGATATCGGAACGGTGGGAGAAGGACATACCTCCCATGAGCATGCCGTCACCATCTGCGCCAAAGACAGCCGCACCCCCTATGACTTCGGCTTCCGCAAGCGTCTAGTGGAATTAGCCCAGCAGAACAACATCGACTACCGAGTCGACGTCCATTTCCGCTACGGCTCCGATGCCAGCATCTCCGTTCTCCAGGGCGCGGATGTCAACTTCGCCTGCATCGGCATGGGGGTCGACGGCACCCACCACTACGAACGCACCCACTGGGATGCCATCGAGAACAACACCCGGCTGGTCATCGAGTACGCCAGAAGCTAA
- a CDS encoding FAD binding domain-containing protein, producing MHTFHRPKTRQALYELLAVPAPNRFLLAGGTDLIIHLREKKIHHADLIDLTGIPDFSTIQERPDAIFIGSGVTMTELEQSPVVQTWLWGLSQAGARMGSTQIRNRATVGGNVVNAANCADTIPCLFALQAQVLIGAAAGVRQVSLTDFYRNGKSALAPEEAAEGFLFPKRPVRSAFVKLGSRKAVSISKISCCIALEQTPDSTVTAARVWLGSLGPLPVRGELIEDLLRGRIPAHLTRDEILSAAAAQVQTLIPTRGSLPYKQEAMKGVLADLMEELSHE from the coding sequence ATGCATACTTTTCATCGTCCAAAAACCCGGCAGGCGCTGTATGAGCTTCTGGCCGTTCCGGCTCCGAACCGGTTTCTTCTGGCCGGCGGCACGGACCTGATCATCCACCTGCGGGAGAAGAAAATCCACCACGCCGATCTGATTGACCTCACCGGTATCCCCGACTTTAGCACCATCCAGGAACGTCCCGATGCGATCTTCATCGGCTCCGGCGTCACCATGACCGAGCTTGAGCAGAGCCCGGTGGTTCAGACCTGGCTGTGGGGACTGTCCCAGGCCGGAGCCCGCATGGGCTCCACCCAGATCCGCAACCGTGCCACCGTCGGCGGCAACGTCGTCAACGCGGCCAACTGCGCCGACACCATTCCCTGCCTCTTCGCCCTGCAGGCTCAGGTCCTCATCGGAGCTGCCGCCGGGGTGCGTCAGGTCTCCCTGACCGACTTCTATCGCAACGGCAAATCCGCCCTGGCTCCGGAAGAAGCCGCCGAAGGCTTCCTCTTCCCCAAACGCCCGGTGCGGTCCGCCTTCGTCAAGCTCGGCTCCCGCAAGGCCGTCTCCATCTCCAAGATCAGCTGCTGCATTGCCCTGGAGCAGACCCCGGACTCCACGGTGACCGCCGCCCGCGTCTGGCTCGGCTCCCTGGGACCCCTGCCGGTGCGCGGCGAACTCATCGAAGACCTGCTGAGGGGCCGGATTCCGGCGCATCTCACCCGGGACGAAATCCTTTCCGCTGCCGCCGCCCAGGTCCAGACCCTGATCCCCACCCGCGGCTCACTGCCCTACAAGCAGGAAGCAATGAAAGGAGTCCTGGCCGACCTGATGGAGGAATTGAGCCATGAATAA